GGCTCGGCTGTTCGAGACATTGAACTCGGGACACGAGGTTCGTGTCGGAGAGCTTCTGCGGCCGTTTCGTTCTCGCGCGCCGAGGGCACCAGGCGCGGGACGAGTGAGAGGCGTGACGCGCGATGACATGAGAGCCGTGCTGGAGAGGCTCCAGGGGTTTCGGGCGCTGATCCGACTTGGACGTGGCTCTCCGCCCTAGCGGCGTGGCTCGCTTGACGGGGGTGCACGAAGGAGAACATGCTTGCTGCTCCAACTCGCGGTCCCACGGAGACTGTCATGCCCAAGGCTCATGCGAAGGTAAAGGCCCCCCGGTCGTCGAAGCAGGCCAAGCAGAAGCTCGTCGCGATGATGCGCGAGGTGGAGAAGACGACGACGAAGCAGCCTTCGTCCAAGACGGCCCGTGGGTCCTGCGCTCGGATTTACTGCGTCTGACACGGCTCGTGGAGCCCAGCCGCTCGATGGCCCGGAAGGCTGACCTGCTGCTGGAGCTTCCGAAGTCGCATTCAGGGCCGGCCCCTTCCCTGCCTCCGCAATCCCACCGTCTGGTGGAGGCCGTGAGAAAGGGCCGTGCTTCTTCCTTCTTCCCTCCCGTGGCCCAACGCGGCCCCGGAGGGGTGCTTCGAGCCGCGAGGCTCCTTCAGGGCGAGGAGGACGCCCGGCTCCTCCGCTCCACGCTGGCACTGCCCCGCTTTCGTCCGCTGCGAGAGTTCCTCGAGGAACTCGGCGGCTGGTGTCGGCGCGCGGCGCGACGGCACCCGGAGTTGCTCTCGCCGCGCCTGCTCACCGTCACCAACGGGGAGCTGTTCGGTCCGCTGATCTCCGACGCCTTCCTCTTGTGCGCCGCGGCCGACGAAGGCCTTCCTCATCCGGGCCTGCGCACGTTGCTGGAGGGCTTCCAGGCGTTCTTCTCGCTCTTCCTCGAGCGGCTCGCCCGCGACGAGCGCGCGGGAGTGTTTCGTCAGGAAGGCTTGCACGGGCCCCTTGTCGGCCTGTGGGCCCACCCCGAGGAGACGCACAACGGGCGGCAGAGCGTGCTGCGGCTGCGCTTTCGCAAGGGAGGCGCACTGGCCTACAAGCCCCGACCCGCCGGCGGGGAGGCCCTCTTCCTCCAGGAAGGCCGCGGTGGAGTCGCGCGCTCGCTCTTCGAGTGGCTCAACCGTCTGCCCGCCGCGTCCGGCACCGTGCGCCTTCCCACGATGCGCATTCTCGAGGGCAAGGGCCGCGACCGGTCGGCCTATAGCTGGCAGGAATGGATTCCCCGGCCCCGCCAGTGGGGGATCCTCCGACAGTCCGGGAGCGTTCGGCTCGAGGGCTGCCGGCTCACCCCCTCCGAAGCCGAACGCTTCTGGCACCACGCCGGTTCACTCACCGCCGCGTGCTTCGCCATGGGAGCCACGGATCTCCACGCGGGCAATGTCCTGGTGGGCACCCGGCGGGGGACACGACAGCCATTGCCCTACCCGGTGGACCTGGAACTCTTCTTCGCTCCGATCGGCAGGCTCCCGGAGACGGGGCTGATCTCGGACGAGAGAGAGCGTGGCAACCACCATGTGGGGTTCGAGCGTCTGGCGCGGTGGTGTACCGCCGGAGGCCCGCTGGCGTGCTTCTTCCCGTCGC
Above is a window of Cystobacter fuscus DNA encoding:
- a CDS encoding DUF4135 domain-containing protein, encoding MARKADLLLELPKSHSGPAPSLPPQSHRLVEAVRKGRASSFFPPVAQRGPGGVLRAARLLQGEEDARLLRSTLALPRFRPLREFLEELGGWCRRAARRHPELLSPRLLTVTNGELFGPLISDAFLLCAAADEGLPHPGLRTLLEGFQAFFSLFLERLARDERAGVFRQEGLHGPLVGLWAHPEETHNGRQSVLRLRFRKGGALAYKPRPAGGEALFLQEGRGGVARSLFEWLNRLPAASGTVRLPTMRILEGKGRDRSAYSWQEWIPRPRQWGILRQSGSVRLEGCRLTPSEAERFWHHAGSLTAACFAMGATDLHAGNVLVGTRRGTRQPLPYPVDLELFFAPIGRLPETGLISDERERGNHHVGFERLARWCTAGGPLACFFPSRGGGLSLRRRTQPWAREEARSVVADTEGNIGYGAYLLPYLRGMFDLWTLLLLEQSKVVRFLKRTSRRRFVRVLVKPTAMYVEELDRLLLSPGRSPAGHARGRSRFSRAEWEQLHRFDVPYFFRQAQGGPLLHLAPPPEPFGRKRAGQQRFLEPHPPPSKRVLDGGQITLVNLGVAVRDAVTFVLQDVRHRVAEDPRRGVRMELRDARRGAVSFDWREVGQRLTYSWSRRELRVSMEPLAAHVSD